One genomic window of Psychrobacillus sp. INOP01 includes the following:
- a CDS encoding bifunctional transcriptional activator/DNA repair enzyme AdaA — MNTIHLSFEEMWDKIMTCDRMYDGLFYTAVKTTKIYCRPSCRSRKPKMKNVEFFQDIQQVEKAGYRACKRCKPEVEHSPHIEVVKNVIGFLVNNYKQKLELQDIANHVGLSPYYLERLFKEETGETPRSYLEKIRIDKAVYLLKNTSLSNLEVCYETGFQSSSNFYKVFRCLQNCSPSEYRKQKDKDELDG; from the coding sequence ATGAATACTATCCATCTTTCCTTCGAGGAAATGTGGGATAAGATTATGACCTGCGATCGAATGTACGATGGACTATTTTATACGGCAGTTAAAACGACGAAAATATATTGCCGTCCTTCCTGTCGATCGAGAAAGCCGAAAATGAAAAACGTTGAATTTTTTCAGGATATTCAACAGGTTGAAAAAGCGGGATATCGTGCATGTAAAAGGTGTAAGCCAGAGGTAGAGCACTCACCCCATATAGAAGTTGTAAAAAATGTCATTGGTTTCTTAGTCAATAACTATAAACAAAAGCTAGAGTTGCAAGATATCGCAAATCATGTTGGGCTGAGTCCGTATTATTTGGAACGATTATTTAAAGAGGAAACTGGGGAAACCCCTCGTAGCTATTTAGAGAAAATCCGAATAGATAAAGCTGTCTATCTGTTGAAAAATACGAGCTTGTCTAACTTAGAGGTTTGCTATGAAACTGGTTTTCAAAGTTCATCAAACTTTTATAAGGTTTTTCGGTGTTTACAAAACTGCTCTCCAAGTGAGTATAGAAAACAAAAAGATAAGGATGAGTTAGATGGATAA
- a CDS encoding M14 family metallopeptidase, giving the protein MDVYVRPGDSLWYYSQLFRIPIKLIIDSNRNINPQILSVGARIQIPGYVTTEYQIRTGDSLWSIASSRNLPLDALLLSNPTLNPIRLQIGQTINVPVRVTWRIVNGKQNYDFSTMMNDIRQLQTTYPFLQVSSIGNSVEYRQLTEILIGSGEKKVHYNASFHANEWITTPVLLTFLNDYALSITNQTAIRGLDTFPLYLQTSLSLVPMVNPDGVDLVINGLPNESPWKSRVIEWNNGSSDFSGWKANIRGVDLNDQFPAKWELERARNPKVPGPRDYGGESPLSEPEAIAMADLTRSSDFERVLAFHTQGEVIYWGFENLEPPESEAMVAEFSRVSGYEPVKTIDSYAGFKDWFIQDWRRPGFTVELGTGTNPLPLSQFDEIYEEVLGIFLAGLYV; this is encoded by the coding sequence ATGGATGTATATGTTAGACCCGGGGATTCACTTTGGTATTATAGCCAATTATTCAGGATCCCTATTAAACTTATTATTGATTCTAACCGGAATATTAACCCACAAATACTTTCGGTAGGTGCACGTATTCAAATTCCAGGATACGTTACTACTGAGTATCAAATTAGAACAGGGGACTCCTTATGGTCTATTGCTAGCAGTAGAAATCTTCCACTAGATGCGCTTCTTCTTAGTAATCCTACCCTCAATCCAATCCGGCTACAAATCGGACAGACAATTAACGTTCCCGTAAGAGTTACTTGGAGAATTGTGAACGGAAAACAAAATTATGATTTCAGCACGATGATGAATGATATTAGACAATTACAAACTACTTATCCCTTCTTGCAGGTATCTTCTATCGGTAATTCAGTTGAATATCGACAATTGACTGAAATTTTAATAGGTAGCGGAGAAAAAAAGGTTCATTACAATGCTTCCTTTCATGCGAATGAATGGATTACGACACCTGTCCTATTAACCTTTTTAAATGATTACGCATTGTCCATAACTAACCAAACTGCTATTCGTGGACTTGATACATTCCCGTTGTATTTACAAACCTCATTGTCCCTAGTCCCAATGGTAAATCCCGATGGCGTGGACCTCGTAATAAATGGACTTCCTAATGAAAGCCCTTGGAAAAGTAGAGTAATTGAATGGAATAATGGCAGCTCTGATTTTTCCGGATGGAAAGCAAATATCAGAGGTGTCGACTTAAATGATCAATTTCCTGCGAAATGGGAATTAGAACGAGCACGAAACCCTAAAGTTCCAGGTCCGAGAGATTATGGGGGAGAAAGTCCATTATCGGAGCCAGAAGCAATCGCGATGGCAGATCTGACAAGGAGTAGTGATTTTGAAAGAGTACTAGCATTTCACACACAAGGAGAAGTTATCTATTGGGGATTTGAAAACCTCGAACCACCAGAGTCCGAAGCAATGGTTGCTGAGTTTAGTAGAGTCAGCGGATACGAACCTGTCAAGACGATTGATAGCTACGCTGGCTTTAAAGACTGGTTTATCCAGGATTGGCGCAGACCTGGCTTTACTGTCGAGCTTGGCACAGGAACAAATCCCCTGCCACTCTCCCAATTTGATGAAATCTATGAAGAGGTATTAGGAATATTTTTAGCAGGACTGTATGTATAA
- a CDS encoding aminoglycoside adenylyltransferase domain-containing protein, which yields MNYKWESCPQEIKVLVSNLLTKTQAVIDDRLIGCYLHGSLAMGGFNPDSSDIDLIIVTENPLSIETTRRLAVLYLENSNHPYPIEVSFLNAPQLDNWNFPTPYDFHYSEFWRKRYEDEIKEGTALYLNGDEKKDGDLAAHIMILNHRGVCIAGKPIRQVFPLVTQSDFLTSILGDFEDCLNNIEHEPVYCTLNLIRVYMYLKEESISSKQEAGTWGGSHLPIEFHSLIQQVSEAYADKKLHALFDKDDLLKLRDYLSESVKVLLH from the coding sequence GTGAACTATAAATGGGAATCTTGTCCTCAGGAAATAAAAGTACTTGTATCAAATTTACTAACTAAGACACAAGCAGTTATTGATGATCGGTTGATCGGTTGTTATCTACATGGCTCATTAGCTATGGGAGGATTCAATCCAGATAGTAGTGATATCGATTTAATAATTGTAACGGAAAATCCGCTATCGATTGAAACCACGAGAAGGTTAGCGGTTCTTTACTTAGAGAATTCAAATCATCCATATCCAATTGAGGTTAGCTTTTTAAATGCTCCCCAACTCGATAACTGGAACTTTCCTACGCCCTATGATTTTCATTACAGTGAGTTCTGGAGAAAAAGATATGAAGATGAGATAAAAGAAGGAACAGCGCTCTATTTGAATGGTGATGAAAAAAAGGATGGAGATTTGGCTGCACACATTATGATATTAAATCATCGTGGGGTATGTATTGCAGGAAAGCCAATAAGACAGGTTTTCCCTTTAGTTACTCAGTCAGATTTTCTTACCTCCATTTTAGGGGATTTTGAGGACTGTTTAAACAATATTGAACATGAACCGGTTTATTGTACTCTAAATTTGATAAGAGTTTATATGTATTTAAAAGAAGAGAGTATTTCCTCCAAGCAAGAGGCAGGGACATGGGGAGGGTCACATCTTCCAATAGAGTTTCACTCGCTCATTCAACAGGTATCAGAAGCCTACGCTGATAAGAAATTGCATGCTCTCTTTGACAAAGATGATTTACTAAAACTAAGAGATTATTTAAGCGAGAGTGTTAAAGTTCTATTACATTGA
- a CDS encoding GrpB family protein: protein MKQNLKIEKYNLEWEKTFRCLSSIYQNKLGDLIISIEHVGSTSVKGLSAKPIIDIDIVIENKQLLRPVIKGLEELGYYHEGDLGIKNREAFARTNQNVPKDNEGTTWMAHHLYVCLQNSDELRRHLIFRDYLREHPEAVRAYESLKRELARSTNDRESYTQGKGDFIEFIINSLQEKLK, encoded by the coding sequence ATGAAACAAAACCTTAAAATTGAGAAATACAATCTCGAGTGGGAAAAAACCTTTCGTTGTTTATCTTCTATTTACCAAAATAAATTAGGGGACTTAATTATTTCTATTGAACATGTAGGTAGTACATCGGTAAAAGGATTAAGCGCTAAACCAATAATCGATATTGATATTGTCATCGAAAATAAACAACTCCTTCGGCCAGTGATAAAAGGACTCGAGGAATTAGGTTACTATCATGAAGGAGATTTGGGAATTAAGAACAGGGAAGCCTTTGCCAGAACCAATCAAAATGTACCAAAAGACAATGAAGGTACAACTTGGATGGCACATCATCTATATGTATGTCTTCAGAATAGCGATGAATTGAGGAGACATCTAATTTTTAGAGATTATTTAAGGGAGCATCCCGAAGCTGTACGTGCTTATGAAAGTTTAAAAAGAGAATTAGCGAGAAGTACAAATGACAGAGAATCTTATACACAGGGAAAAGGAGATTTTATAGAATTCATTATAAATAGTCTTCAAGAAAAATTGAAATGA